The genomic DNA AGCGTCAGTTCAGCAATTCCCTGAAAGTAAGCGTCGATCGTCTGCTGCTGGGTGATGATGTTTTGCTGCGTGGCAAGGCGGTTTTGCTCCAGCGTCAGCCGCTTTGAGGTCACGTACTGTTCCCAGGAGACATAGAGCGCAACGATCGCAATGAGAATTTGACCGAACGCACTCAGCAGATTGCTAAAAATATCAATCCGTTCCCAGCCCAACTCCCTGATCTGGGATCGCACATATTCCCCGGTCGGGCTATTCCAGAGCAGTACCGCTGTTGCGACGATCGCGCCCAAAACTGCAATATAAAATCGCCGCTGCGATCGGGTCACTTGCTTGAACCGGGGCAATAGCCGCACCAGAATGACCCAAAACGACAGACCAAAGGCGATCGCTGCTGCAATTTCTCCTAACCAGAACAGTCCGCTTTGAAAACCGATGATCATCAGAATCAGAGCGATCGTAATCAGTAGACCCACACGCAACTCCTCGTACCCGATAGGCTCAAGTTTTCAATTAAGAACTTTTTAATTAATAGCTCGGACAGGTTCATTTTGCCGACATCCTGAGGCAGCCCACAAAACGCTGCAACCCCCGATCGACAAGAACAGCCCCAATGAAAGATAAGGATACAGATCAGTTCGCGTTAAAATATTTCTTTCCTGAAAATGCAGGCAGGGAGGCAATTAAAGGTGAAAAAAGAAGGTAAAGAAAAACAGTCTTTTAAAGATCTTGATTTATCAACAGCAAATTTAACATTAGGTAAGCTAGCTCATCAAATTATTACCGAACAGTTTCAACGGATGAGCAAAAAAAAGGATCAGGTTTTGGAAGATACCGATCCGGAACATCTGCATCAAATGCGCGTGAGCACCCGCCGCCTCAGAACCGCGATGCAAATCTTCGATCGGGCTATTCTTTTGCCTAAGAAAGCCGATATTAAACAGGTGCGCGATCTGGCTCGAATTCTGGGGGCAGTCCGAGATCTGGATGTCCAAGTTGCCAGCCTTCAGGAAGAGTATCTGCCGCAGTTTGAACAGGCGGAACAGAAGCGAATTCAGCGAGCGATCAAAGCGCTCAAAAAACAGCGAATTGCTGCATTTCAAAGCATGGAAACTGCTCTGAACGATCGCACCTACCAGTCCCTCCAAAAAGCATTTTCCCGCTGGATCGAACAGCCCAAACTTCAGCCGATCGCCCATTTGCCGCTGCTTGCCGTCCTGCCGGATGTGCTGAGTCCGCTGGTGTCCGAAGTGCTGCTCCATTCGGGTTGGACGATTGGACTCGATCGGATTCAGCCGGAACTTAAAACCGAAAGCGAAACGCTCCACGACCTGCGGAAAGTCTGCAAACACGCCCGCTATCAAACCGAATTCTTTAAACCTTTCTACGGCGATCCCTTCCACAACTGGATTGAAGAAGTCAAACAAATTCAGGATCAGCTCGGCAGCTTCCAGGATACCCAGGTACTCCGATCGATGTTAGAACAGGCAATCGGTGGTAAATTTGAACTGCCCCAACTCACCGAAAAAATTCAGCAAAAACAATCCGAAGTTCTCGCCGATTGGGACACCACCCGCAAAAAGTATCTCGATCAGGGCTTTCGCTACTACCTGCACCAAATGCTGCTTCAGCCCACGATCGATCGCGATCGAGTCCACCCGGAATTGTTGGGGGAAATTTCAGCAAATTAAAAGCAAATTAAAAGCAAATTAAACCTCTAAAAATCCTCCTCGTATCTTCCTCGTTCCAATGCTCTGTGTTGGAACGCTGATAGAAGGCTCTGCCTCCAGACCCCGTGACTTAGCGGCAGAACCGCGATCGCCCATTTGCCGCCCCTGCTTGCCGTCCTGCCGGATGTGCTGAGTCCGCTGGTGTCCGAAGTGCTGCTCCATTCGGGTTGGACGATTGGACTCGATCGGATTCAGCCGGAACTTAAAACCGAAAGCGAAACGCTCCACGACCTGCGGAAAGTCTGCAAACACGCCCGCTATCAAACCGAATTCTTTAAACCTTTCTACGGCGATCCCTTCCACAACTGGATTGAAGAAGTCAAACAAATTCAGGATCAGCTCGGCAGCTTCCAGGATACCCAGGTACTCCGATCGATGTTAGAACAGGCAATCGGTGGTAAATTTGAACTGCCCCAACTCACCGAAAAAATTCAGCAAAAACAATCCGAAGTTCTCGCCGATTGGGACACCACCCGCAAAAAGTATCTCGATCAGGGCTTTCGCTACTACCTGCACCAAATGCTGCTTCAGCCCACGATCGATCGCCCGCTGATCCGTCACATCCATCCCCTCCAGCTCAGGGGCAATTTTGTCATTTACGTTTGCTACGGCAGTAAGAACGCCCTTGCCGCCGTATCGCTTAGGATCGCCATCGCGCAATTCGACTGCCTCTTTTTCGCCCGTAGATGCACCCGAAGGGACGATTGCCGTACCCACCGTCATTTCGTCCTCCAGCAGCACGGTGGCTTCCACAGTGGGATTGCCGCGCGAATCTAGGACTTCAGCCGCATTGATGGCAAGAATCTGCATTGAGTTGATGCTCCTTCCAAAGGAAAATAGTCGGGTTCGATCGAACCCGACTATTTTCCTTTGGAAGGAGCATCAACTCAATGCAGATTCTTGCCATCAATGCGGCTGAAGTCCTAGATTCGCGCGGCAATCCCACTGTGGAAGCCACCGTGCTGCTGGAGGACGAAATGACGGTGGGTACGGCAATCGTCCCTTCGGGTGCATCTACGGGCGAAAAAGAGGCAGTCGAATTGCGCGATGGCGATCCTAAGCGATACGGCGGCAAGGGCGTTCTTACTGCCGTAGCAAACGTAAATGACAAAATTGCCCCTGAGCTGGAGGGGATGGATGTGACGGATCAGCGGGCGATCGATCTGGCGATGCTGGAGCTAGACGGCACTCCCAATAAATCCGTTTTTGGCGCAAACGCAATTCTGGCGGTCTCGCTGGCAGTGGCAAGGGCGGCGGCAAATTCCTTGGGTTTGCCCCTCTATCGCTACCTGGGCGGCACCAATGCCTGTGTTTTGCCCGTGCCCTGCATGAATGTGATCAACGGCGGCAAACACGCAGATAACACGGTGGACTTTCAGGAGTTCATGATTGCGCCCCACAATGCCCCCACCTTTGCCGAGTCGATTCGGATGGGCGTAGAAACCTTCCATGCGCTGCGATCGCTCCTCAAGGGCAAGGGCTACAGCACCGGAATTGGCGACGAAGGCGGATTTGCCCCTGACCTGAAATCTAACGAAGAGGCGATCGAGGTGATTTTGCAGGCGATCGAGAAAGCGGGCTACCGACCCGGTGAAGATATCTCGATCTGTCTTGATCCCGCCTCCAGCGAAATGTGGCAGGACGGCAGATACGTCTTCTTCAAGTCCAACGCCCCTGCCAAGACCTCCGAGGAAATGGTCGCTCTCTGGAAATCCTGGGCAGACCAGTATCCGATCGTTTCCCTGGAAGACGGCATGGGCGAAAACGACTGGAACGGCTGGAAACTGCTGACCGACACGATCGGCGATCGGGTAGAACTGGTCGGCGATGATCTGTTCTGCACCAATGCCAGCATCCTCAAGGAAGGTATCGAAAAGGGCGTGGGCAACGCGATTCTAATCAAACTGAACCAGATCGGCACCCTCACCGAAACCCTGGACACGATCGAACTTGCCAAGCAAAACCGCTACAAGTGCTTTGTCTCCCACCGTTCGGGCGAAAGCGAAGATACGACGATCGCCGATCTTGCCGTGGCAACCACCGCCGGACAAATCAAAACCGGGTCGGGCTGTCGGAGTGAGCGGGTGGCGAAGTTCAACCAACTGCTGCGGATTGAGCGTCAGCTAGGCAAGTCTGCCCGATTTGCGGGTCGGAGTGCCTTCCTGTAAACCTATCCTCTGATTGCTGAAAATCCTTCTTACCTCTGGTGTCCAGGCTCAGCCTGGATACTTTTTTTGCGGCTCTGCCGCTCATGACCCAACTTCAAAAAAATTTCCATCCCCGATCGATTTTGTTTCCTCCTATAGATTTCCTCGACGAAAGACGATCGCACAATAGATTTAATCGAATTTTCCCTTTGCTTATAGTAAATTTCGATTAGATCAATTCGATTAGATGATAAGGTTCTGGTTTGCCCTGCTGAACTGCGGAGAAAGACTATGCGGTGGGATTTTGGTCGGCGAAGCCGAAATGTAGAGGATCGGCGTGGAGGCGGTGGTGCAGGTGTGCCGATCGTCGGAGGCGGCATTGGTGCGGTATTGCTGGCTCTCGTCGTTGCGCTTCTGGGCGGCGATCCCAGCGCGATATTTGAGCAGGCGCAGAGTCCCGGCAACTATGAAACAGCTCCCTCCCGTGCCCCTGGACAGGATCAGCA from Leptolyngbya ohadii IS1 includes the following:
- the eno gene encoding phosphopyruvate hydratase, whose protein sequence is MQILAINAAEVLDSRGNPTVEATVLLEDEMTVGTAIVPSGASTGEKEAVELRDGDPKRYGGKGVLTAVANVNDKIAPELEGMDVTDQRAIDLAMLELDGTPNKSVFGANAILAVSLAVARAAANSLGLPLYRYLGGTNACVLPVPCMNVINGGKHADNTVDFQEFMIAPHNAPTFAESIRMGVETFHALRSLLKGKGYSTGIGDEGGFAPDLKSNEEAIEVILQAIEKAGYRPGEDISICLDPASSEMWQDGRYVFFKSNAPAKTSEEMVALWKSWADQYPIVSLEDGMGENDWNGWKLLTDTIGDRVELVGDDLFCTNASILKEGIEKGVGNAILIKLNQIGTLTETLDTIELAKQNRYKCFVSHRSGESEDTTIADLAVATTAGQIKTGSGCRSERVAKFNQLLRIERQLGKSARFAGRSAFL
- a CDS encoding CHAD domain-containing protein, with protein sequence MQAGRQLKVKKEGKEKQSFKDLDLSTANLTLGKLAHQIITEQFQRMSKKKDQVLEDTDPEHLHQMRVSTRRLRTAMQIFDRAILLPKKADIKQVRDLARILGAVRDLDVQVASLQEEYLPQFEQAEQKRIQRAIKALKKQRIAAFQSMETALNDRTYQSLQKAFSRWIEQPKLQPIAHLPLLAVLPDVLSPLVSEVLLHSGWTIGLDRIQPELKTESETLHDLRKVCKHARYQTEFFKPFYGDPFHNWIEEVKQIQDQLGSFQDTQVLRSMLEQAIGGKFELPQLTEKIQQKQSEVLADWDTTRKKYLDQGFRYYLHQMLLQPTIDRDRVHPELLGEISAN